A single genomic interval of Corylus avellana chromosome ca10, CavTom2PMs-1.0 harbors:
- the LOC132164093 gene encoding tRNA-splicing endonuclease subunit Sen2-1-like codes for MEPRWKGKGLKAKALAEPMSKIVSQLQSSLIQSDAHGLLAGCSVLIEVESEQTDLLNRACFGGRIITAEKDKDLFQLGLEEAFYLCYSLKCLKIVGDDNCSKNDVELWQCMISKKPTFPDFYKAYSHLRMKNWVVKSGSNYGVDFVAYRHHPSLVHSEYAVLVLSEGEGEINGRLRLWSDLHCTTRVSRGVVKTLLVLKINKNGNGAASPSYLEKYTVVERTVTRWHPEQCREDHMIVEKRTKKLETPGKASLKPKFIQNHDVKLKQGLVGTIRNLSLVRISLFFVSISVIVSCCLMDLF; via the exons ATGGAGCCAAGATGGAAAGGAAAGGGCTTAAAAGCTAAAGCTCTTGCAGAGCCCATGTCAAAGATAGTGTCACAGCTTCAGTCTTCTCTAATTCAATCAGATGCTCATGGACTTCTTGCTGGCTGCAGTGTACTTATAGAAGTTGAATCAGAACAAACTGATCTTCTCAATCGTGCGTGCTTTGGAGGACGTATTATTACAGCTGAAAAGGATAAGGATTTGTTTCAGCTGGGTTTAGAAGAAGCCTTTTACCTATGCTATTCGTTGAAGTGCCTCAAGATTGTAGGTGATGATAATTGTTCAAAGAATGATGTAGAGCTATGGCAGTGCATGATATCCAAAAAACCGACTTTCCCTGATTTCTACAAGGCTTATTCTCATCTTCGAATGAAAAATTGGGTTGTGAAATCGGGTTCTAATTATGGTGTGGACTTCGTTGCCTACCGTCACCATCCATCTCTGGTCCATTCTGAATATGCTGTGCTTGTTTTGTCAGAAGGAGAGGGCGAAATAAATGGCCGATTGAGGTTGTGGTCTGATCTCCATTGCACAACTCGAGTTAGTCGAGGTGTTGTGAAGACGCTTTTAGTTCTTAAGATCAATAAAAATGGTAATGGTGCTGCTTCTCCATCATATTTGGAGAAATACACTGTTGTAGAGCGCACAGTCACAAGATGGCATCCAGAACAATGCCGTGAAGATCATATGATAGTTGAAAAGAGAACCAA GAAACTAGAAACTCCTGGAAAAGCGAGTTTAAAGccaaaatttattcaaaaccATGATGTAAAATTGAAGCAGGGCCTAGTTGGAACCATTCGGAATCTTAGTCTAGTTAGGATTAGTCTATTTTTTGTGTCTATTTCCGTAATAGTAAGCTGTTGCCTGATGGATTTGTTTTAA